DNA sequence from the Candidatus Hydrogenedentota bacterium genome:
GTGGCTGAGCGGTATGCGTCATTTTATGGCGACGCACCAAATCGACAAAGCGAACACCTACTTCCTTAACGTCGACCACGTCGGATCGGGCGAACTGCACTACGTTACCGGCGAAGGGTTGCTGCAACAATTCTCCGGCGACCGAGACATGCTGCACGCAGCCGTCAAAGAAGCGCCGCAGCACAATGCGACGCCGTTGGTATGGCGCGGGCTGCCTTCCGATGCGTTCCTGCCGATGTCGCGCGGGTACAAGGCAATGAGCATTACCGCCACCGCCGGCGACCACACCTACGAAGACGACAGCGACCGGGCCGGGTCCATCGACTACGCGACGGTGACGGCCGCCGCAAGCTACGCCGAAGCAATCCTGCGGCGCCTCTGATAGGTTGCTGCGCCTGCTCCCGCGCCGGGCGGAAGTTTGGCGCTTACCCCGCCTCGCCGGGTCCAGATGCATCAGCCAGACACGCAGGATAGCTTTATTCATATTTCTCATACTTCGACCCCGCTGGGGAGGGTCGGACAGCCCAATTTAACCTTGTCCTAACATTGAATTGTTAGCGTGCCATGCGGACGGGGCCGGATTATACTAAGGAAAGACTTATGGCACGCGAACATATTTTGGTGGTCGATGACGAAGAGGACATTCTAGAACTGGTGCGGTACAACCTGGAAAAATCGGGGTACCGCGTGACGTGCGCGGCGACCGGCGGCGACGCGGTGAAAGCGGCGCGCAGCGGCGTGCCCGACCTGGTGGTGCTCGACCTCATGTTGCCGGGGTTGGACGGACTGGAAGTGTGCACGTTGCTGAAGAACGATCCGAAGACCCGGGATGCCGCCATCGTTATGCTGACCGCGCGCGGCGAGGAGCCGGACATCGTCCGCGGACTGGAACTTGGCGCGGACGATTACGTAACGAAGCCCTTCAGCCCGCGTATTTTACTTGCGCGCGTTCAGGCGGTGTTGCGCAGGCGTGAGGCCGAAGCGAAAGAGAAGGATGCGGTACTCCACGTGCATGAACTTGTCATCCATCCCGGCCGCCATGAGGTCTCGGTCAACGGCAAGCCGCTCGACCTAACGTTCACGGAGTTTCGCCTGCTGCATTACCTGGCCCGCCGGCCCGGCTGGGTGTTCACGCGATCGCAAATCGTGGACGCCGTCCGCGGAGAAGGTTATGCAGTGACGGATCGTGCGGTAGACGTTCAGATCGTCGG
Encoded proteins:
- a CDS encoding response regulator, which produces MAREHILVVDDEEDILELVRYNLEKSGYRVTCAATGGDAVKAARSGVPDLVVLDLMLPGLDGLEVCTLLKNDPKTRDAAIVMLTARGEEPDIVRGLELGADDYVTKPFSPRILLARVQAVLRRREAEAKEKDAVLHVHELVIHPGRHEVSVNGKPLDLTFTEFRLLHYLARRPGWVFTRSQIVDAVRGEGYAVTDRAVDVQIVGLRKKLGAYGHYVETVRGVGYRMKE